A stretch of DNA from Staphylococcus equorum:
GATAATGAAAAAAATAAAAGTGATAATTCAACAGAAGTGAATATTGAATTTAATTCTTCAGATATTACTCAACCAAACTATTTTATATTTGATGAAAATTTTATGAGAGATAAAATTAGGTTTAGTGAAAATGATAATTTAGAAGCTATTGTAATGTTTGATGAACAAAAGGGTTTCGTTGATGATATTGAACTTTGTCAAAAAAATTTAGACAGGAATATAATAATTAATCAAAAATATGGTGGACTAATAGAAAGTTATAACCCAGGAAAAGCTTTGAATAAAGTTCTTCAAGTATTAAAAGGGGAAAATAATTGGGCTGAAAGAGCTAATAGAATTAATAGTAAATCAAAACAAAATAAGAGAGTAGATAAGGCAGTTTTAGATAGAATTCTAAAATATGAAAATAATGAAAAATTAGAAGACTTATTTAATGAATTAAATGAAAAAAGAGCATTGATTTTAACATTTAGTAATGAAGAAAAAAATGATAATATAAATTCTTTTGAGAATTTGAATATAGAATTAATTAAGGAAATAGAATGTACTTTAAAAGAAAAGCCAGCAATAGAATTTTCTGGAAATTTAGATAGTGATTTGGACATAATTTTTGAAGAATACGGTAACCAATATTTAAAGGATCTTAATAAATATTTTGAAACTGAACCTAATATATGTAAAACATGTTTTAGACCTTTAGATAAAGAATATATAGAAAACTTGAGAAGTAAATTAAAAAAAGCCTTTGAAAATGAAGTTATTGAAACACAAATCAAAAAAATTGAGGATATAATTGTAAAGCTACCTAAAGAATATAACCCTATAGAAATTAATAATATTAAAACTAAGGAATTAAATTATAGTATAAAAGAACTTAATAATGAATTAAATCAAATTGTTAAGATTCTTAAAGAAAAGGCAATGAATATAAATAAGGAATATAGTTATAATTTGAGCAAATACGACGAAATTACAGAAAAAATAAATAAATTAGTTAGTGATAAAAATAAAGAAATAAATAATTATAATAAAAAAATAGATGAGTTACATCTCCATATAGAAGAATATGAAAGTATAAACAATAAGATAGCATTTATAGAAATAAAAAAAGAATATGAAAACTATCAAGAAAAAAAACTTAAGAATGAAATGAATAACAAATTGCACTTAAAAAGTAATAAGTTGGTAGAAGAAAGAAAAAAAGTTATTGCCACTTTAAAAATACAACAAAAGCAAACACAAATTGCGTTAAAAAATATAAATAGAGAATTAGCATTAATATTTTTTGATAAAAATAGATTGGTTCTTGAAGGAATGGAGGGGCATTATAAAATATTAACTAGGAGTAAGAATATTCCTCTATCCAAATTATCTACAGGAGAGAAAAATGTATTAGCATTGGTGTACTTTTTCTCATTAATAAATAAAGAGAAAAAAACAAACCAATTTTTTAAAGAAAATAATTTTATTATGCTTGATGATCCTATTTCAAGTTTTGATTTTGAAAATAAAATTGGAATTTACAATTATATAAGAAAACAATTCAAGGATGTATACAGCAAAAATAAATATTCACAAATACTAATTACAACTCATGATATGGAAGTATATTATAATCTTGAAAAGGTTTTTCAAGATATTATTTTAGATAACGGTAAAAAGTTAACGAATAGAGTTAATAAATATGTTTTAACTGAAATAGGATTAGAGTCTGATAAAAAGGATAAATTGAATAATATATATAGTAATCAAGTGAAATTTATTTATGAATTTGCTAATGGAAATAAAGATGAAGCGGAAAACTATATTGGTAATACAATGAGGAGAGTGTGTGAAGCTTTCAGTACATTCAAGTATAGATGTGGTATAGATAATTTAAGAACTGATAAGATTGTAATTGAAACTATCGATTCTGAAGAATTAAAAATATTTTTTGAAAATTATCTTTTCCGACTTATACTTAATAATGAAAGTCACGAAAGTGATAGGAGTAAAGGGATTACTGATCAGAATATAATAGATTATTTAACATTAAATGAGAAAAAGAAAACAGCCAAACTAGTAATACTCTTTTTATACAAACTTGATAACATACATATAATTAAACAATTAGTAAGTAAAAACAATGAAATAGAACAGGTTAAAAATATAATTGATGATTGGGAAAAAGAAATTACTAACTTATTAATTTAAATAAACTTTAGGAGTGATAATTTTTGGGAGAGATTGTTGAGGCGATTTGGGGGCTTTTAAAATTAATCGTCTTTATTCCATATATATTAATTGTATTCGGGACGATGTTGTATGTTTATTTTTGCATATTTATATGGATAAGACGCCCATTGAAAAGAATTTGTGATCAATATTATGGTGGAGATAGTGACGATATTCCTAATATTGGCGGACCGTATATTG
This window harbors:
- a CDS encoding AAA family ATPase, which translates into the protein MSIKNIKIANNYLPYKELDLNFIDGNGVLIRELLIFGRNGTGKSTIAKAIADNEKNKSDNSTEVNIEFNSSDITQPNYFIFDENFMRDKIRFSENDNLEAIVMFDEQKGFVDDIELCQKNLDRNIIINQKYGGLIESYNPGKALNKVLQVLKGENNWAERANRINSKSKQNKRVDKAVLDRILKYENNEKLEDLFNELNEKRALILTFSNEEKNDNINSFENLNIELIKEIECTLKEKPAIEFSGNLDSDLDIIFEEYGNQYLKDLNKYFETEPNICKTCFRPLDKEYIENLRSKLKKAFENEVIETQIKKIEDIIVKLPKEYNPIEINNIKTKELNYSIKELNNELNQIVKILKEKAMNINKEYSYNLSKYDEITEKINKLVSDKNKEINNYNKKIDELHLHIEEYESINNKIAFIEIKKEYENYQEKKLKNEMNNKLHLKSNKLVEERKKVIATLKIQQKQTQIALKNINRELALIFFDKNRLVLEGMEGHYKILTRSKNIPLSKLSTGEKNVLALVYFFSLINKEKKTNQFFKENNFIMLDDPISSFDFENKIGIYNYIRKQFKDVYSKNKYSQILITTHDMEVYYNLEKVFQDIILDNGKKLTNRVNKYVLTEIGLESDKKDKLNNIYSNQVKFIYEFANGNKDEAENYIGNTMRRVCEAFSTFKYRCGIDNLRTDKIVIETIDSEELKIFFENYLFRLILNNESHESDRSKGITDQNIIDYLTLNEKKKTAKLVILFLYKLDNIHIIKQLVSKNNEIEQVKNIIDDWEKEITNLLI